The Alnus glutinosa chromosome 1, dhAlnGlut1.1, whole genome shotgun sequence region ACCGGAATATCTCCATTGAttatgtccttccctttatccacGGCCGTGGGTGGAGGCTTGGGACTGCgggcttaacaaagacaatcCTAGAAATAGACGGAatgtcagagggaggagctacatacccgagtctatTCTTGTCTGttaggctcttctggattgatagcatatgagtcaacttctcatcggTGTCCCTCTCCAACTATAGCTGTGTCTCCATTAGCTTTTCCCTTTAGTCCATGTATCTTAAGCAGCAGCGAGCTTTTCTCAGTCTGTAAGCTATTCAGATCATGAATATGCTGCTTGCGAGCCTTCCtcatcttctcgaactctacatagaggattttgtaAGCCTCATTGAGTTCTTCCTCGTCTTCATCACGGTGCTCtaagtagtaagaatcctcatcttctacatgtggagccacataggctataaatttttcttgctcaggagattcttcttcttcgggcTCATCACTGAAAGTCACATTATAAGCCTTCACTTTTCCTTgcttaagattcccacaatctgCCCGTATATGCCTAAAGcatgagcattcaaaacattttgaaCCTCCGGGGTCTTTCTTTTGGCTTCCTCTGGTTCAGACTCTCTGGGggctttcttcattttttcggagaatttctttttgaactGATCATTCCTCATCAGTCTTCCgaaattcttggccagcattgccattgctttttcttcatccttagagtcgtcttcagatgagacttcgactttcttcttggaagctttaagGGCAATGGTCCTCACCTTTTTGACCGagggcaaggacagctcataagtttgaagagatctcactaactcttcaattttcatctcttccaaggctttcatttcttcaattgtagtcgtcttgattctgaaacgctcaggcaaagatcttaaaattttacgaatgagttttacatccgagacgatttttccaagactcaccattgagtttcttagatcgctcattttggagtaaaactctctgaatgtcttATTTTCCATCATCTTAATttattcaaatctagaaatcaacatttgaagtttgatagatttaacaagtttaatgccttcatatgttttttataagatttgccatgcttcttgagcggattcactatttgagattcttgcaaattcagacggtgaaagcgcttgacatagagcatcgatggctttatcattaaaaagtcgtgcgtttttcttAGTGACTAGTTTGGGAGTTGCATCTgttggtttaatccaaccagtttcaacagtATTCtaacagtcaatggattttaaaaataacctcATACGAgttttccaatagccatagttcataccatcaaaggcaagaataatattaagattttgaaacATTTAgataaaactagaagtcaataggaaagataacacttaagaattgaatctaaatcGTGTGtactaagctctgataccaattgaaaattaaagatgacttctaatttatcaagtgtgtgcaatagtgtgtaacaaaatatcacaatgcggaaataaaaaagacagatattttgttgacgaagtagaaactcaattaagagaaaaatcacttcgtggcaaccaaacctaggatatccactattcagaagacagagctaattacaaagcagtagcaatCATagacccttatgcagtggtcgtaccttgaactctgacgtgtaacccaacaataacgcctcacaaccaagtcacctacttgaaagggtcttcaatagaatcatttatcttaaggccaacccctaagatagacttcagtttagcacaacaacagcacttggcaatggcttgagagtgaacggatcagcacaataacttttaaaataaactctttaagcactacctgaattcttacaaattacatgcctacaGGTTTCTATTTACATGCCATAGAAACCTAAATCACGTCTGATACGGTTTTGCTAGGCGACGTCCGGGTGGTAGCTGAGGGCGTCTGgatggacaactatgcgatcggttttccaaattcgcttgaaattatttcctgaatagagccgcgtTCAGAtgatgttgccctagagtcctaATGGTTGTACttcagctgcacacaatttccatattaaagcttgagcgtctggaccatgaagacagacgtccggacgggtgaaCTTGTGTGACATgctattttcatattaaggcttgcgcgtccggaccatggagacTAAAATCCGGACGATTAATCTTtgtatgcatgacttgccttatcaaggatagcgtccagatGGGAACATacatcgtccaaacggttgtAGTTGTCTTcacatatctgtgttttggaaagaaatcttttgacttgtcaaacactaaaaGGCGTTCagccgtgttgctgagacgtccggataGATGCAAcctggagcagttcgaaacttctcgacacagaggaaggtccaaacGGAAGGTTTTTGTCGTCCAGATAGATGATGCTTTtacagttgagcgtccggacggaatatcacgtcgtccggacggatgcaaaggatccaattcttctgacttggaatttgagcaaaatcttctagaaacataacTCTGATAGGAAGACTTTGAAATTAACTGAatccttgataaaaaaaaaaaaaaacattattacataaaagtgattttatccGATAGAATGCAGCAAATCACAAACTAACGGAGGGGAAGGTGGTGAGGTGGCCACTATCCAACAAAAGAGGGGATGACCACCCTCTATGAATGGGTCAATTGTCCTACCCCTACTCTATCCATAAGTAAAGAGCATGACTCGCAACTCATGTACGCTGCCGATAGGTGGGATAACCTATTCATTTGCAAAAGGGGCAAGTGTACGGTTACCCACCTGCCAAGTAAGGAGGGGAGGGGGGGTTTCCCCTCGACCTATTAGCTGAGGGTGTGGGTTGGGACCCACCCATGCTCTCACTAGCAAGGAAACATGAGTGGGTCACAACCCGTATCCTTCGCTAACAGGTGAAGAGATAGTGGCCTGGCAACCCCACTCTCCTCCTTTGTTGGTGGGTGCAGCGACTGATCTACACATGTCATCAGTGGGTGTGGTTGAATGGTCACCTCATGACCCCTGCTAGTGTGAGGGAAGTGGTTTCcggttcttttctttctttctttctttttttttttttttttttttttttttttttttttttttttttgtgtcaagTGATATTGCAGTATTGTACAAGTagaactatttttttctttttcttttttttatcaggGCATCCTGCCTATAGTCGAACAGTACCTCGGACTAGTTCACGACTGGGCAATTACTAAGCGTAGAGGCCTAACCAGGATCCGCAGACTAATCCCTAGCCACATCCCAAACTCTACTTTAAGAATAAAGCCTTGAAACGTGGGTTACGCTAGGATGGCTGGCTCCAAAGGGGATGTAACTCAAGACCTCAAGGGATCGATAATATCGTTTGAAGCCGCAAGCCTTAACCACTAGGCCACCCCCTTGAAGTTACAAGTAGAGCTATCTTATGGGTCAAACGTGGTCTTACGCCAATAGGACACAATTTTTAGTAAAAACTCTTAAAGGCGTGTGTAGAGGAGGAGTAATATCCTAATTACGAAGCATACTTTTGCAAAGCATATATACTTTGCTGAGTGAATGCCTAATcacttttgtttctttgttttttaaggTACCGCATGTCCATTAAATTAGGTGTCTCTAATCACTTTTAAACCCCATTTAATGAAATTGTATTTGCTCAGGAAAAAGAACAAAGCCAATTTAATGAAGCTGAAACTTGATCGCAAGCCTCTTCTCTAACACACTTAAGTTAAAGACTACCAATTATGATGGTCGCAATGGATTTGTGCAGATATAAGCGAGAGTGAATGATGAGTTTGATAAGTTGGGGAAGAAGAGTTGAGGGTACAGAGTAATTGACATGTTTTGTTGGAAGAAAAGCTAAATAAATTAAGGAGCTATAGATCGAATAAACACATGACTAGACGTGTTTACTCTCAAAATTTTGGAATACGTCCCACTCTCCTAGTCCTAGCAGATAATGCATGTacactcttttcttctttttatccttCCTCATGCATGTTTGATCAAAACAAAAGTGAAAgtggaaaattttgaaaaaaggaaTAAATTAGAAAACATGTTTTGGCACCATACGGCATACAATTACCCTCCCCCCCATCTCTCTCACTCATTGGGATGAAAAGGCTAAAAGAAACATCAGATTCCAACATTTCTCCTTCCTCATGGTGCCCCTTTCGTAGTACACTGGCACTACCCATTATTACCATCAAAACTGCCTTGTGCACCTTGTCGTCTTTTCTCTCGCCAATTCTCTCCCCACATCTTCGCCTCAGCAACGGCTCGTTCTCTATCTAAATCCCTGTTTAACATCCTTGCAGTTTCTTTCGGTGAGTCATCTTTCTCGGACCCTTCGAAGTCCCACCGGCGACCGGATCCTCCACCTTCCTCATTCTTTAATATCCTTCCAATTCtctcttctctgcttcttctttcATCCTTCTCACCAGAACCTCTGTGGCCATGCCCAGGTGTATTAGGGTCATATGCCTGGTTTGCCAGATAGGAGAGGGCAGTGACAACATCCCCGATGAGAGGACGAGTGGCAGCCTGCTCTTGGATGCACATGGATGCCACAGCTAGAGCCTGGTAGAGCCCTCGCATTGGATACCGCCCTTGCAGCAGTGGATCTgccaattttgaaaattttctacgGTCATTGAACAATGGACGTGCCTGCATGCACATAAAAACACCCATCATCATTCTATTATCACATAATATGCTGAAAATTTTCTACGGTCATTGAACAATTCATGGAGATTACCCATGTGACAAGATTCTGTTCCCCATGGGGTCGGCTGCCATCAATGGCCTTACGTCCAGTAATCAGCTCTAAAAAGACCACCCCAAAGCTGTAAACGTCAGACTTCACTGTCAATTGTCCGGTCATGGCATACTCAGGAGCACAGTATCCGTAAGTGCCCATTACCCTGGTGGAAACATGTGACTTGTCCCCAACGGGACCAAGCTTTGCAAGCCCAAAATCAGAAAGCCTTGGTTGATATCCTTCATCCAATAATATGTTGGATGACTTGAAATCCCTATAAATAACAGGAGGATTTGCTTTGTCATGCAGATACTCCAAACCTTTAGCTGCACCAGCAGCTATTTTCATCCTCATGTTCCAATCTAGTGGTTCCTTATCAGGTGGAACATCTGCAGAAAGATCAAGGTCAATATACCATTGGCGAAAAATCACTAAAATTTGCAACATGGTTTACTTTTTTACTAATTAGTGTAATtgatcaataataaaaaaaagcaaaatacaTTCAGTCACTTATGCCCCCCCAGCTATATGATTTcccttttgctttttattttaatatttaaacggtaaacaaaaaaaaaaaagaggaaagaaagaaagaaaagaaaagaaagaaagaaagaaggaaaagttcAACAAGATGAAACAGCTGAAAATCGTGCATCAGTCTGCAACAACTTCATCCAAACTCATCAAACAGAATTCATGCTAGCACttaatatatatgattatgTATATGACTTCCAATTTGGCAATCCGGCATTAATAAGACAAATCGTGCCATGCCATAACAAAAACCATGAGATGGTTATCCTTTTATTACATCATACATTTCCTTAAAATGCTACAATTGCCTGCATGCACAGCAATCAAATTCCATACCAAACGGTGCAACTTCAATGAATAAAAAATGGGATTGAAGAATTTCATGAATATGAGAATATCAACAGCTGAGACATGTCGGGCACATGGACATCAGCATTAATGTCCTTGATAGAAAATCACATTGCAATCTTAAGTGATTGAGCCATATCATACAGTTTACCAGAGCTTCAAATATCCAAATTACAGATTATTTAATAGAGGAGACAAATGTGGTATTTGTATGGACTATAAAGACTACACAAAAAGCCCAAAGACGAATATTTTTAGCTTTTCTTAGGACCTACATTAAACCAATATTGTTACTATGATCTGCCAACATCTAATGGAGCAATGCCTTAGAAGATAGTCCTTATCTCAGGGATGACCAATCATTAAGCCAAGATCTCAACAGCAATTAAAGCCATCCCAGTAGCCGAGAATTATAAACCATcttttgacatatataacaataGATATTAATTAAGCATAACATAAGGAATTCAAAAGTGAAGCACAGATCTTAAAGTCTAGGAAATGAGAAGACAAAACATGCCATATAGTGtatcaaaaaaattgaagattcaTTGACAGCACAAGGAGTTTAGAGAAGAGAAAATGAGGGCGGGGAAGTTAAAGCAGAAAATAAGCACACATAAAAAGCCATTGGCTTTCCCCAAATGAAAAATCGTAGGACATACACCAAACAAGTAGTGACCATTGAAAAAGAATCCTAAACTAGATTTATACCAAATTCTATTTCAGCACAAAAGAAGCCATAACAGGGGAAAGAAAATAAGTATATCACATCTATGCACTGACATTGGTTTTTGATTGAACCATCTCAACTAGTGCTACTCAAAAGGATTTCCAAGAATCCTATCCCTTCTGATCTTATTTCTGTCTTTTCTCCCATTATCATCAGTGCAGAAACATATCTACTAACTGTTCTATGCCATAGTTCAGTATTTGTACTCTTCCTGTTGTTGAAAGATCTCCACATGATATAATTTAAGTCATGATTTCTCAATATCAATATCCTTCACTGAATAGAATTGGCGTGGCCAGGACACACAATttggttaaaagaaaaaaaaaagagtagattttatttttctaaagtAACTCAGCAATAATTAGTTGCACGGAATTATAAACCAAACAAGTGAGAGAGGACAAAACTTCTACTATTAGAAACAAAACAATATGCAACAAGATGTTACCATGAAGGTGATCTTCTAGAGAACCGAACGGCATAAATTCATAAACAAGAAGCCGCTGGTCCCCATCAGCACAATAGCCAATCAGATTCACTAGGTTAGGGTGGTGTAGAAGGCTAAGCATAAGAACCTCCACCAGAAACTCGCGGTTACCCTGAAGACCATTTCTATCCAATTGTTTAACAGCAACAACCTGCAAAGACAAGAAACTAATTTGAGGAAAAAGATACACAAAAACCGTTTTCTCCATTCATTAACATCCTAGACATGTAAGTTTGACTTGCAATTCCTCACATTTAAGGAAAGTAGGCAACATcagaaagaaataagaagccGCTAGAATGGGGGCCTGTTATTAGGATCTCAGTGTTTCTATCACAACACTATTATAATCTTAGCCTAATATATCTGACCATTGATTTGACTCCTTTGAGAGAGACTCCaagattttctttcaatttttgcaatttaCATAAATAGCTAATCCTatcatttattacaaattttgatTGAAGCAATGACGgaaataatcaattaaaattATAACCTCTGTTACATATCTTTACATTTTCCTTTTTAGATGTATATAGAAAAGCAACATACAAAGCGATTAATATGCTTGACCACTATGAACTTCAGGACAAACTCAACAGGGAAGCCACTTAACTTTTAAAGCCATTATGAAGTTAAAGTTAAATGTTTGCAGAAAAAAGTAAACGCATACACAGTTTGTGACCTAAATTGACCACTGCTTCTATTTTCTCATGAAAGGTGATTACATCAATTACTAATAGCAGCCCCAAAAATGGATACATGTGACATAAATATGGCCTTACAGTATTTATTCCTGGCCATTTTTCACTTTGCCaaacattttgattttttttttttttttttttttggggggggggggggggggtggttggCGGCGGTAAGTGGGGGAGGATGGGCATCATAGATGAGTTGTTAAGATGGAGAAATTTGCCTCCCAAGTCCAACAATTTATAGCTTCTAACTTCAGAATCCTGAACAAGCAATCCGAAGATAGGGTACAGTAATCAAGGAGGGTAGGATGTAATTAGAGTTTAACAAACATGCTTACGTCACCTTCAGTTAAAAATCTAGCATATTTTAAAGCATAGTTAATGTTTATGTCGCCCATTTTTATGTTGGCAGAACAAAATGTTTATAACAATGTTTATCCATGATAATTATATCATCCAATTGAGATTTATGACAAAACCAAGCATCAATAAAGAAATTTACCTGACCAGTGCTCTCAAGCCGGCCCTTATATACACGTCCAAACCCCCCTTCCCCTAAGAAAGACTCTGGCCTGAAATTCTTTGTTGCGGCTGCGAGCTCACGAAAAGTGAACGTTTGAGCAGCAATATTTCCACCAGGCCCATCCTTGGGACCCGGTAATTCCTTTTTGTACACTACATTGCTTCTTGATCTGAGTCTGTCAGCTCCTACAAATTCCATTATAACAAAGAAATGCAGATCCATAAGTATCACGCAATTCCCACCTAGACACTCAGAGGCCAAGCTGTGTAAGACCTAAACTCAGTACAGATTGCAAAGACAACAAAATCCCATCACGAAGGCAAAATGAAGGGAACTACAGTAAGCTATAATCCAAATCAGTATGCAGTCACTATGATCAACTTCGACTGCAAAACTTCGTGAATAACAGTTCTACTAAATTCAGCTCTCTTGTATAATTAAATCAATTTACAGGCATCTTCCAGTATTAGTCGTACACTAATTTGAAGCCAAACCTTCAACAACACCAATAACCATTTAGATCGAACAAAGCAATCAATCAAATTCATCATGAGATctcaattttcaaaacaaaaagatattaACTGTATCAAAATCTGGTGGGGTCTACTTAAAACAGCCCAGAAATTTGAGTTTCATAAtcctcatcaaaataattaatcatgTAATGATACACAAAACCAAATATAAGAACCAAGCATCATGAACATGTTCTTTACAAACATAAATAAATCAGAAACATCCCAGATCAGATCAAGCAATAACATGGCAAAAGATACATATACATAAAGATCATATCaacaaaaactataaataacaggaggaggaagaagaagaagaagaagaagaagaactaacCAGAAGTCAATCCGGAAATGTTAGAGGAGATCGTGGGCTGGCCTTGCTTTCGATCGTTGCTTTCTTTCGCGGGATTCAGCTTCTCATCCTCCTTCGAATCAAAACACGAAAAGCAACCCATTTCCCCAAATCAAATAGAAAAGcgtttttttctctccaaaacaaaaaataacaccaGATGTATCCAAACTCAATCTACCGGTTCATATTCCAATCCAATTATCCCCCAAATCCCCATCACA contains the following coding sequences:
- the LOC133864156 gene encoding serine/threonine-protein kinase PBS1 translates to MGCFSCFDSKEDEKLNPAKESNDRKQGQPTISSNISGLTSGADRLRSRSNVVYKKELPGPKDGPGGNIAAQTFTFRELAAATKNFRPESFLGEGGFGRVYKGRLESTGQVVAVKQLDRNGLQGNREFLVEVLMLSLLHHPNLVNLIGYCADGDQRLLVYEFMPFGSLEDHLHDVPPDKEPLDWNMRMKIAAGAAKGLEYLHDKANPPVIYRDFKSSNILLDEGYQPRLSDFGLAKLGPVGDKSHVSTRVMGTYGYCAPEYAMTGQLTVKSDVYSFGVVFLELITGRKAIDGSRPHGEQNLVTWARPLFNDRRKFSKLADPLLQGRYPMRGLYQALAVASMCIQEQAATRPLIGDVVTALSYLANQAYDPNTPGHGHRGSGEKDERRSREERIGRILKNEEGGGSGRRWDFEGSEKDDSPKETARMLNRDLDRERAVAEAKMWGENWREKRRQGAQGSFDGNNG